The proteins below are encoded in one region of bacterium:
- the add gene encoding adenosine deaminase → MNATHRREFLATLPLAELHRHFDGAIRPATLWEMSEKYYSAVPGLDFEAFRHYLQWDDAQDRSLIDYLDKFHVPLQYTQFYDTIKRVAFEIAEDAYADGVRLLELRINPLIHRRAGLSNRQVLNATRKGLMRFADAHPDFRCGIVVIAMRSHGGNMAKILLREIVGEKEQYHSRVGVVGFDIAGPESPFPPVLFREAYELAERMGLHRTVHAGESEGPGRIWEALDNLGPQRIGHGTSAGQDPELMRRLARDGVYLEVCLSSNVQTGAVADLRDHPLPRFLDAGVKVALCTDNPTVSSTTLSREYELAMDLFGLTEDDVRALAKMSCRGTFLGEGCHCYGSAD, encoded by the coding sequence ATGAACGCCACGCACCGACGCGAATTCCTCGCGACCCTCCCGCTCGCCGAGCTGCACCGTCACTTCGACGGCGCCATCCGACCGGCGACGCTGTGGGAGATGTCCGAGAAGTACTACTCCGCGGTGCCGGGTCTCGACTTCGAGGCCTTCCGGCACTACCTGCAGTGGGACGACGCCCAGGACCGGTCCCTCATCGACTACCTGGACAAGTTCCACGTGCCGCTGCAGTACACCCAGTTCTACGACACCATCAAGCGCGTGGCCTTCGAGATCGCCGAGGACGCGTACGCCGACGGGGTGCGGCTGCTGGAGCTGCGGATCAACCCGCTGATCCACCGCCGCGCCGGGCTGTCGAACCGCCAGGTCCTGAACGCCACGCGCAAGGGCCTGATGCGCTTCGCCGACGCGCACCCCGACTTCCGCTGCGGCATCGTGGTGATCGCCATGCGCAGCCACGGCGGCAACATGGCGAAGATCCTGCTGCGCGAGATCGTCGGCGAGAAGGAGCAGTACCACTCTCGCGTCGGGGTGGTCGGCTTCGACATCGCCGGGCCGGAGTCGCCGTTCCCGCCCGTGCTGTTCCGCGAGGCCTACGAGCTGGCCGAGCGCATGGGCCTGCACCGGACCGTCCACGCCGGCGAGAGCGAGGGGCCCGGGCGCATCTGGGAGGCGCTGGACAACCTGGGGCCGCAGCGCATCGGCCACGGCACCTCGGCGGGGCAGGACCCCGAGCTGATGCGCCGCCTGGCGCGCGACGGCGTCTACCTGGAGGTCTGCCTCAGCTCCAACGTGCAGACCGGAGCGGTCGCCGACCTGCGCGACCACCCGCTGCCGCGCTTCCTGGACGCCGGTGTGAAGGTCGCGCTCTGCACCGACAACCCCACCGTCTCGAGCACGACCCTGTCGCGCGAGTACGAACTGGCGATGGATCTGTTCGGCCTGACCGAGGACGACGTGCGCGCCCTGGCGAAGATGTCCTGCCGCGGCACGTTCCTGGGCGAGGGCTGCCACTGTTACGGGTCGGCGGACTGA
- a CDS encoding PP2C family protein-serine/threonine phosphatase translates to MDKKFYRNIEDVLRRIDASRSAEDMLRETLREIVAVCAEQYGIESGRLYREQDDQFTLIESVGEYGESITGLAVSREYPVIKELLQHRLVMISPESPGFDPEIEYRFSHFNYAAVMVGESPAYILSFGIRRGDDDGDLHFILETIRTAVGLKLRQSSLENQLRQAQQIQQSLLPRRLPELPGFDLAALSIPADEVGGDVYDAQEVEVGVLCLSIADASGHGLPAALQARDVVTGLRMGMTEEHKISTTVQKLNRVIHQSGLVSRFVSLFYGELEETGSLSFVNGGHCPPLLFSTAGEVFELPGNGPVLGPLPDAVYRRSFANIHPGEVLVMFTDGLLERKRRDPDADPPDVEEYGVGRIIATVQAHVHRTAAEIVAALMESVRLFGAGAPWEDDVTVFVVRRLTKREYSPKSVLDAVSRRTSPLQQVGD, encoded by the coding sequence GTGGACAAGAAGTTCTACCGCAACATCGAAGACGTCCTGCGCCGCATCGACGCCTCCCGCTCCGCCGAGGACATGCTGCGCGAGACCCTGCGGGAGATCGTGGCCGTCTGCGCCGAGCAGTACGGCATCGAGAGCGGGCGCCTCTACCGCGAGCAGGACGACCAGTTCACCCTGATCGAGAGCGTCGGGGAATACGGGGAGAGCATCACCGGCCTGGCCGTGTCCCGGGAATACCCGGTCATCAAGGAGCTGCTCCAGCACCGCCTGGTGATGATCTCGCCGGAGTCCCCCGGTTTCGACCCCGAGATCGAGTACCGGTTCAGCCACTTCAACTACGCCGCCGTGATGGTGGGCGAGTCGCCGGCCTACATCCTGAGCTTCGGCATCCGCCGCGGCGACGACGACGGCGACCTGCACTTCATCCTCGAGACCATCCGCACCGCCGTCGGCCTGAAGCTGCGCCAGAGCAGCCTCGAGAACCAGCTGCGCCAGGCCCAGCAGATCCAGCAGAGCCTGCTGCCGCGGCGCCTGCCCGAGCTGCCGGGCTTCGACCTGGCCGCCCTCTCGATCCCCGCCGACGAGGTCGGCGGCGACGTCTACGACGCGCAGGAGGTCGAGGTCGGCGTGCTCTGCCTGTCGATCGCCGACGCCAGCGGCCACGGCCTGCCCGCCGCGCTGCAGGCCCGCGACGTCGTCACCGGCCTGCGCATGGGCATGACCGAGGAGCACAAGATCAGCACCACGGTCCAGAAGCTGAACCGCGTCATCCACCAGAGCGGCCTGGTCAGCCGCTTCGTGTCGCTGTTCTACGGCGAACTGGAGGAGACCGGCAGCCTGTCCTTCGTCAACGGGGGCCACTGCCCGCCGCTGCTGTTCAGCACCGCCGGCGAAGTCTTCGAGCTGCCCGGCAACGGGCCCGTGCTCGGGCCCCTGCCCGACGCCGTCTACCGCCGCAGCTTCGCCAACATCCACCCCGGCGAGGTGCTGGTGATGTTCACCGACGGCCTCCTGGAGCGCAAGCGGCGCGACCCCGACGCCGACCCGCCCGACGTCGAGGAGTACGGCGTCGGTCGCATCATCGCCACCGTGCAGGCCCACGTGCACCGCACCGCGGCGGAGATCGTGGCGGCGCTGATGGAGTCGGTGCGGCTCTTCGGCGCCGGCGCGCCCTGGGAGGACGACGTCACCGTGTTCGTGGTGCGACGCCTGACGAAGCGGGAATACAGCCCGAAGTCGGTGCTGGACGCGGTGTCGCGGCGGACCTCGCCGCTGCAGCAGGTCGGGGACTAG
- a CDS encoding ATP-dependent 6-phosphofructokinase — MARKKKIAILTGGGDVPGLNACIKQVVWRALQEGWEVLGLRRGWESLSGYKPGESEWNARWLQPLTWNTVRTIDRTGGTFLHSSRTNPAKVREKDMFEHVKRAGMTYPADITEHVLAALEDLQVDALIPIGGDDTLSYAARLHETGFPIMAVPKTMDNDVYGTDYCIGFGTAVTRSVEAITQLRTPIGSHERIGIVELFGRNSGETALIVSYLAGVDRSIISEVPFDMESLAEKLVADRRQNPSNYAIMTISEGAQEIDGTIHQQGETDAYGHQKLGGIGKHTADEIKRRTGVDIMYQSLGYLMRCGAPDAMDRMVAMNFGNLAMDHLIAGRSGYMTALQSGKYTAVDLASIVAGTKRVDVAKYYDTREYRARIHDVEGLPMFLT, encoded by the coding sequence ATGGCCCGCAAGAAGAAGATCGCGATCCTCACCGGCGGCGGCGACGTCCCGGGCCTGAACGCCTGCATCAAGCAGGTCGTCTGGCGCGCGCTGCAGGAGGGCTGGGAGGTGCTGGGGCTGCGCCGTGGCTGGGAGTCCCTGTCCGGCTACAAGCCGGGCGAGTCCGAGTGGAACGCCCGCTGGCTGCAGCCGCTGACCTGGAACACCGTGCGCACGATCGACCGCACCGGCGGCACCTTCCTGCACTCCTCGCGCACCAACCCGGCGAAGGTGCGCGAGAAGGACATGTTCGAGCACGTCAAGCGGGCGGGCATGACCTACCCCGCCGACATCACCGAGCACGTGCTCGCCGCGCTGGAGGACCTGCAGGTCGACGCCCTGATCCCCATCGGCGGCGACGACACCCTGAGCTACGCCGCGCGCCTGCACGAGACGGGCTTCCCGATCATGGCCGTGCCCAAGACCATGGACAACGACGTCTACGGCACCGACTACTGCATCGGCTTCGGCACGGCGGTCACTCGCTCCGTCGAGGCGATCACGCAGCTGCGCACGCCCATCGGCAGCCACGAGCGCATCGGCATCGTGGAGCTGTTCGGGCGCAACAGCGGCGAGACGGCCCTGATCGTCAGCTACCTGGCCGGGGTCGACCGCTCCATCATCTCCGAGGTGCCGTTCGACATGGAGTCCCTGGCGGAAAAGCTGGTCGCGGACAGGCGCCAGAACCCGAGCAACTACGCGATCATGACCATCAGCGAGGGAGCGCAGGAGATCGACGGCACGATCCACCAGCAGGGCGAGACCGACGCCTACGGCCACCAGAAGCTCGGCGGCATCGGCAAGCACACCGCCGACGAGATCAAGCGGCGCACCGGCGTCGACATCATGTACCAGTCGCTGGGCTACCTGATGCGCTGCGGCGCCCCCGACGCCATGGACCGCATGGTGGCGATGAACTTCGGCAACCTGGCCATGGACCACCTCATCGCCGGCCGCAGCGGCTACATGACGGCCCTGCAGAGCGGCAAGTACACGGCCGTGGATCTGGCCTCGATCGTGGCGGGGACCAAGCGCGTGGACGTCGCCAAGTACTACGACACCCGCGAGTACCGCGCCCGCATCCACGACGTGGAAGGCCTTCCCATGTTCCTCACCTGA